Proteins co-encoded in one Verrucomicrobiia bacterium genomic window:
- a CDS encoding CBS domain-containing protein, with product MKVRDVLKEKGTQVWTIVEHEPLPKAVRQLVEHNIGALIVLDAGNRIAGIISERDIMRECHRNLKGLDTTPVSKIMTRKVIIGSLEDDLDYLMGIMTKNRVRHIPILDKDEIAGMVSIGDLVKAKLKDSQYENQQLKEYFYGQ from the coding sequence ATGAAAGTTCGAGACGTCCTCAAAGAGAAAGGCACCCAGGTCTGGACCATCGTGGAACATGAGCCTCTTCCCAAGGCCGTGCGCCAGCTCGTCGAGCACAACATCGGGGCGCTGATCGTTCTAGACGCCGGCAATCGCATCGCCGGGATAATCTCCGAGCGCGACATCATGCGCGAATGCCACCGCAACCTCAAAGGTCTGGACACGACACCCGTCAGTAAGATCATGACCCGGAAGGTGATCATCGGAAGTCTGGAGGACGATCTCGATTACCTCATGGGCATCATGACCAAGAACCGCGTCCGCCACATTCCCATTCTCGATAAGGACGAAATCGCAGGCATGGTCTCGATCGGGGATTTGGTCAAAGCCAAGCTCAAAGACTCCCAGTACGAAAACCAGCAGTTGAAAGAATATTTCTACGGCCAGTAG
- a CDS encoding peptidylprolyl isomerase yields MKVKIETTLGDIQAELFQDKAPKTVANFEKLARKGFYDGIIFHRVIPNFMIQTGDPTGTGTGGPGYQFEDEFSPQLRHDAPGVFSMANAGPNTNGSQFFITDAATPWLDNRHSVFGKVTEGMDIVKKIAQAPRDARDKPLQKVSMKKVTILD; encoded by the coding sequence ATGAAAGTGAAAATCGAAACCACCCTGGGGGACATCCAGGCCGAGTTGTTTCAGGACAAGGCCCCGAAAACCGTGGCCAACTTCGAGAAGCTCGCGCGCAAAGGCTTTTACGACGGCATCATCTTCCACCGCGTCATCCCAAATTTCATGATCCAGACCGGCGATCCGACCGGAACGGGAACGGGCGGTCCCGGATATCAGTTCGAAGACGAATTTTCCCCCCAGCTCCGGCACGACGCCCCGGGCGTTTTTTCCATGGCCAATGCGGGCCCGAACACGAACGGCAGCCAGTTTTTCATTACCGATGCGGCGACTCCCTGGCTGGACAACCGCCATTCGGTGTTCGGCAAGGTCACCGAGGGCATGGACATCGTCAAGAAAATCGCCCAGGCGCCGCGCGATGCGCGTGACAAACCCCTCCAAAAAGTAAGCATGAAGAAAGTCACGATCCTCGATTAA